A genomic window from Levilactobacillus yonginensis includes:
- a CDS encoding PTS sugar transporter subunit IIA: MLETLLTPDTVQVRQAGDIDWKEAIQLAATPLLTAGKVEQSYVDAMINVVEKNGPFINIGPHIALAHARPENGVNEMGMALMKVDPAINLVSDEHPITLFFVLAASDNTKHLEALQELATKLQDADSFARMEKATTVDELVNEFKGVE, encoded by the coding sequence ATGTTAGAAACGTTATTGACACCCGATACTGTCCAAGTACGACAGGCCGGCGATATTGATTGGAAGGAGGCAATTCAACTGGCAGCAACGCCCTTGTTAACTGCAGGGAAGGTTGAACAATCCTACGTTGATGCAATGATTAATGTTGTTGAGAAGAATGGGCCGTTCATCAACATTGGTCCCCACATTGCTTTAGCTCACGCACGTCCCGAAAATGGGGTCAACGAAATGGGCATGGCACTGATGAAGGTCGATCCGGCTATCAATTTGGTCAGTGATGAACATCCGATTACGTTGTTCTTTGTTCTGGCAGCAAGTGATAACACCAAGCATTTGGAAGCGCTACAAGAATTAGCAACGAAGCTTCAAGATGCTGACAGCTTTGCCAGAATGGAAAAGGCAACGACTGTTGACGAACTGGTTAACGAATTCAAAGGAGTGGAATAA
- a CDS encoding PTS sugar transporter subunit IIB, which translates to MKIAAVCQSGLGSSFMIQMNIDSVLKAENVDTDNIEVTHFDTGGMNVNAADYFFLGSDLAEQASDMPQEKVFVLKSIIDKDELKEKLNVLLDKEGIKHD; encoded by the coding sequence ATGAAAATTGCAGCGGTATGTCAATCAGGTTTAGGTTCTAGCTTCATGATTCAAATGAATATTGATAGCGTTCTCAAGGCTGAGAACGTTGACACGGATAACATCGAAGTTACCCACTTTGATACTGGTGGTATGAATGTAAACGCTGCCGATTACTTCTTCTTAGGCAGTGATTTAGCAGAACAAGCTTCAGACATGCCTCAGGAAAAAGTATTCGTTCTGAAGAGCATTATCGATAAGGATGAATTAAAAGAAAAGCTTAACGTATTACTCGACAAGGAAGGCATTAAGCACGATTAG